Below is a window of Halanaerobiaceae bacterium ANBcell28 DNA.
ACTTGTTGATAACTTTTGGTTTGTTTACCATAAAAAAATGGGGAAACTCTATATATAGAGAAGAAAAATCCTTATTATAAGTATAGAGATGATGAGGAGATTTCTAATAATATATTAAAAGAATTTGATCTAGACCCCTCTAAATCCCATATAATCAATGGTCATGTCCCTGTTATTAGTAAAGAAGGTGAGAATCCAGTTAAAGCAAATGGAAAATTGATAGTAATTGATGGAGGTATGTCTAAGGCTTATCAAGCTAAGACAGGACTTGGGGGATATACTTTGATTTATAATTCATATGGTTTAATGTTGGTTTCACATGATCCCTGTGAATCAAGAAAAAAAGCAATAGAAGAAGAAAGAGATATTGTTTCTTCCAGGGCTATTGTTGAAACA
It encodes the following:
- a CDS encoding fructose-bisphosphatase class III, whose product is MEKKNPYYKYRDDEEISNNILKEFDLDPSKSHIINGHVPVISKEGENPVKANGKLIVIDGGMSKAYQAKTGLGGYTLIYNSYGLMLVSHDPCESRKKAIEEERDIVSSRAIVETVSSRTKVADTDIGEKLKEEITYLELLLSAFKRGIIKEV